The DNA region GATACCCTGGAGATTGTTGTTGGGGCGGAGTACTGCTGCGAGCTTCTCCTGGCTGACATTTATATCGTAATAGGAGAGGGCGATGGAGAGACCTGCTGCGGCGCAGTTATTAAACGTCTGGAAGACATGGTAGCCGCTCGTAAGGAGTTTCTGCTTGGGAAGCGGGCCGCCAGAGGTTGCAGGCTTGCCGGATCCTGGCATCTCTGCGGCAGGAGTACCTCCGATGGTGAAGGTAGGCTCGGACCGGGCTCGCTCCTTGCCCTGGGCGAGGAAATAGAAAGCGCCACCGAAGCATAAGCTCAGGAATACGCTGAGAGTGATAGCTATCTGTTTGAAGCTCATATCCTGCATGCGCCTATACTACCTTTACCTAAGCGGGGACGTAAGTGGGTCAGATTTCTTTCCCTGGAGCGTCAAAATGCTAGACTAAATACTATGAATACACAGACCATCTCTCTTGGGGTAATAGTGCTACTTGCTCTCGGTATCGTAGGCTACTTTGTCTACAAGGATGGTGCTACCAAGGAGATCACTACGTTCGAGGAATGTGCGGCGGCGGGCTACCCCATTATGGAGTCATATCCAGAACAGTGTCGCACACCGGATGGTAAGACCTTCGCGCGCTTCACGCAGCAGGTCATCCCGAGCCTATGAGCGGGAAGGAACGTCATGACCCTAGAGCGATTCGAAGAAGCTGCTGCCGAAGCCTTTGAGAAGATCCCGGAGAAGTTCCGGAAACAAATGAAGAACGTGGCGCTCCTCGTAGAGAGTGAGCCGGACGAAGAGACTCTGCGCGAAGAGGGATTGGAAGAGGGAGGTACGCTCCTCGGACTCTATCGCGGCATTCCCAATACGGAGCGCGGCGCCTACTACGGGGTAGGGCCGACGTTGCCGGATACCATCACGCTCTATCAGCTACCTATCGAGGAAGAGGCGGAGTTCTCTCAAAAATCAATCGAGCAAGTGCTCTATGAGACGCTCTGGCACGAGATCGCACATTACTTCGGCTTTGACGAGGGGTCCGTGAGAGAAGAAGAGGGGAAGCGATTCAACTGATTTCCTTTTGCTACAATTACGCCATGATCGAATATCTCAAATCCCATCCACGTGTGAGAGAGTGGCTCGCTCTCGCGGAGCGTTATGAGCGGCACATCGGCGTGGGGGCGCTCCTCTTCGGCTTTGTCTTCGACACGCTCACCCTGGGACGCCCCGACCAGCTTTTTGGGAACGTTACCCTCACTGCATACTTGCTCATCTCCGCAGGCTGCATCCTTTATCTCACTCTGGCAGCTAGGCGGGGAGTAGAAGTGCCGCCTGTTCTGGCGCTTATCCTGCTCCAGTTCTGTTTCGGTAACCTGGCTGGCGGACTCCTGGTGCTTTACGGACAGAGCGGCACGTTCGAGGGAAGCCTGCTCTTCTTCATCGTCCTTGGCGCCTTCATCCTGGGGAATGAGATGTTGCGCCAGCGCTACGCGCGTCTCAATTTCAATATCTCTGCCTGGTTCTTCCTCTTGCTCGCGTACCTTGCTTTGGTGGTTCCCATTCTTGTTGGACGTCTCGGGACGCTGGTCTTCCTCCTCTCGGGTTTCTTGTCGGTAGCCCTTCTTGCGGGCCTTCTCTTCTTGCTCTACAAGCTCTCGCCCATGAGTTTTGAAGGCATGAAGCGCAAGCTAGCTGTTTACCTCGGTAGCGTCTTCGTGGCGTACAACGCATTGTATTTCCTCAACATCATCCCGCCGGTCCCGCTCTCGCTCCAGGCGATCGGTATCTATCACTCGGTCACGCATACGGGAGGGGAGTACGTAGTCGAATATGAGAAGCCGCGCTGGTATGAATTCTTCCGCAGCACGCACCGCACCTATGGCTACGTTCCGGGGAAGCCGGCGTATTGCTTTAGCTCCGTGTTCGCGCCCTCCGGCCTCTCTACTCCTATCAGCCATCGCTGGGAGCGCTACGATGAAGTAGTCGGGAAATGGCAGACTGCGACCCTACTCTCCTTCTCCATCAGTGGCGGACGGAATAACGGGTATCGCGGCTACAGTCAGAAATATGGCTTAAGCCCTGGTAAGTGGCGCTGCTCCGTGGAGACGGCGCGCGGTGCGCTCATCGGGCGTACGACCTTCACGGTGACGGAAGCGCCGCCTGAGAGGCTAACTACTGAGAGCATCTGATTATGTCTGATTTCTTCAATCGCTTGACCCTGTGGCACTACGCAGCTCTCGCACTCGGGCTTTTTGTGCTGCAGGCTCTGGTGCTTCATTTCATGGGGCAGCCGGCCATCTGTACTTGTGGCTACGTGAAGCTCTGGGAGAATGTGGTGCTCTCCCCGGGCAATTCTCAGCACCTGAGTGACTGGTATACCTTCTCGCATCTGGCGCACGGGGTCATCTTCTACTACCTCCTCTCCCGCTTCGCTCCGCGGGTTCCACTCGGTGCACGTCTCTTGCTCGCTTTCGGTATAGAACTCTCTTGGGAGATCTTTGAGAATACGGATATGATCATTAACCGCTATCGCGAGAGCGCGCTCGCTCAGGGGTACATAGGGGACAGCATCCTCAATTCGCTCATGGATTCTATTGCCATGGTCTTAGGCTTCTTCGCCGCCTGGCGCTTCCCGGTATGGGTCACGGTGGCGCTCCTTATCGGCGTAGAGCTTTTTGTGGGCTACATGATCCGCGACAATCTCCTTCTTAACGTCATCCAGCTCCTCCATCCGTTCGATTTCATAAACGAGTGGCAGACTGCTGGTTGATCTTCCGGACGTAGCTCCGCATCGTCATGTCCATCCATACTATCCGTATAGCGGCGATGATCATTTGGGGGAGCCTCTTGTCCGTCACTCTCTACGCCTACTTCTTCCATACGGAGGCATTCCACGTGCTGATTGAGAGTGCGGTGGGCGTGCATCTGTGGTGGGCGTATCTGGTTTTCTTCCTGCTCGGTTCTCTGCGGGGCTTCACCTTCATACCCTCTACCTACCTCATCGTATTAGGCTTCTTCTTTTTCGATCCGCTGCCGCTCTACCTCTTCCTCATCGCGGGCATCATGGTCTCCTCCGCCTCGATATATCACTTTTCGCACCTCTTAGGGCTCGATGACTTCTTCGAGAAGAAGCACTTTGCTCAGATCACCTGGATCAAGAAGAAGCTTACGGAATATGAGCTGCCCATCATCATCGGATGGAGTTTTATGCTTTTTCTGCCTACGGATCTCCTCTCGTATGTATGCGGTAGCCTCCGGATCAATTTCCACAAATTCCTCCTCGGCGTGTTTATAGGGGAATCGCTCGTGTGTGCCGTCTACATATTTGGCGCACAGTACTTCCTAGATATCTGCGGGGGATATTCCTGGTGCTTCCTCTAATTGTTAAAGTCCGAGGCTCGCGAGAAAGGTCTTGAGCTCTTCGCCCTCAAGACGGCGGTAGCTTCCGGCGGGGGTGTTGCCGAGTTCCACGTTCATGATGCGGATGCGGGTGAGCGTCTCCACGTCGTTGCCGAGTGCCGCGCACATGCGTCTGATCTGGTGCTTCTTGCCTTCGGTGAGGATGATTTTGAAAGTGCGTTCGTCTACGATTTCTACTTTGCACTCTTTGGTCGTGTAGTCTTCGATAAATACGCCGCGTTCCATGCGGGTCTTCCAGTTGTTGGCCAAGGTCTTGCGCACGGTGACTACGTACTCCTTGTCGTGCTCGTATTCTGGATTGAGCAGGCGGTCGGTGATGCGACCGTCGTTGGTGAGGATGAGGAGGCCACTCGAATCCTTGTCGAGGCGTCCTACAGGGAAGACGGAAGAGAGGGGGATGGAGCTCCTAATGTCCTTCTCGCCCTTCTGCGGGGAGTGGGTGATGATGCCGACCGGCTTGTGGTAGGCGAGGTAGATGTGCTCTTTGGGCTTCTTGTTATCCCTCACTTCCACAAGGTCGTCCTCTTCTACCTTGGCGCCGAGCACGGCGAGCTCGCCGTTTAAGTACACTTTCTTAGCTTCGATGAGGGCGTCCGCACCCGTGCGGGTGGCGTACCCCTTGTGGGCCAAGTATTTGTTGATGCGCATGGGGAAGAGGGGCTTCTCCAGAGCCTTGGGTGCCTCTCTGCGGGGGAATCGGGGGGCGCTTCCTTTCATGCGGGGGAGTATAGCATAACGTTGACATTTAAGGCGATTTTTGGTACTATACGGGAGTAAGCATATCTCATTTTTCGGCCTAGTTAAGGGACGGAAGGGCGCTCGCCCTCCAAGCGAAATGGTGAGATTCTCGTCACCTTACGTTTATTACAGACAGACGAGCTTCTCTCGAAGGGAAGGAAGAGCGGACATAACGGTCCGCTTGCAGCAGAGTTTATGTACCAACAGCGACACACAGGTTTCCGCGGAGGTTCCCGCCCTACACACAATCGTGGCTACGCACCGCGTGGCGGCGCTCGCCGTGGTGCGCCGAAAGGCGACCGCATCGACGTCTCCAAGTTCATCAATAAGGCGGTCATCACCGAGGAGATTGAGCATTTCGTACCTGAGCACCAGATCAGTGATTTCGTCATTGATGAGCGTCTCAAGGCGAACATCATGGCCAAGGGCTACAAGCAGCCGACCCCTATCCAGGACCGCGCCATCCCGCATGCGCTCCGTGGCTCTGACATCGTGGGTATCGCTAACACCGGCACCGGCAAGACCGCAGCCTTCCTCATTCCGCTCATCGACAAGGTTCTGAAGGACCCCAAGCAGAACATACTCGTGGTGGCTCCTACCCGCGAACTCGCGGTTCAGATCCAGTCCGAGCTCCGCGGCTTCACCACCAAGCTCAACATCTTCTCCGTTTGTTGCGTGGGAGGGGCGCCCATCGGCCGCCAGCTCTCCGAGCTCCGCTACAAGAATAACTTCATTATCGGTACCCCAGGACGCCTCAAGGACCTCATCGAGCGCGGCGCCATCAACCTGGGCACCTTTAGCACCATCGTGCTCGACGAAGCGGACCGCATGCTCGATATGGGCTTCATCAACGACATGAAGTACCTCATGGAGAAGATGCCTAAGCCTCGCCACACGCTCTTCTTCTCCGCGACTCTATCGCGCGAGATCGAAGCGCTCATCGGTGCGTTCCTCTTTGAACCGGTACGTATCTCCGTGAAGACCCGCGATACCTCCAAGAACATCGACCAGGACATCGTGCGCGTGAAGGGTACGGAGAAGATGGACGTGCTCCACGATCTCCTCTCTCAGGAGGGCTTCCACAAGGTGCTCGTCTTCGGACGTACCAAGCATGGCGTGGAGAAGCTCGCCATGGAACTCAACAAGCGCGGCTTCAAGGCTGATTCCATCCATGGCAACAAGAGCTTCTCTCAGCGCGTGCGCGCCCTCACCGCGTTCAAGACGCACAAGGTGCAGGTGCTCGTGGCGACCGACGTGGCTGCTCGTGGCCTCGACATCGCGGACGTGAGCCATGTGATCAACTACGACCTTCCGACCACCTACGACGATTACGTGCACCGCATCGG from Candidatus Parcubacteria bacterium includes:
- a CDS encoding rRNA pseudouridine synthase; this encodes MKGSAPRFPRREAPKALEKPLFPMRINKYLAHKGYATRTGADALIEAKKVYLNGELAVLGAKVEEDDLVEVRDNKKPKEHIYLAYHKPVGIITHSPQKGEKDIRSSIPLSSVFPVGRLDKDSSGLLILTNDGRITDRLLNPEYEHDKEYVVTVRKTLANNWKTRMERGVFIEDYTTKECKVEIVDERTFKIILTEGKKHQIRRMCAALGNDVETLTRIRIMNVELGNTPAGSYRRLEGEELKTFLASLGL
- a CDS encoding DEAD/DEAH box helicase yields the protein MYQQRHTGFRGGSRPTHNRGYAPRGGARRGAPKGDRIDVSKFINKAVITEEIEHFVPEHQISDFVIDERLKANIMAKGYKQPTPIQDRAIPHALRGSDIVGIANTGTGKTAAFLIPLIDKVLKDPKQNILVVAPTRELAVQIQSELRGFTTKLNIFSVCCVGGAPIGRQLSELRYKNNFIIGTPGRLKDLIERGAINLGTFSTIVLDEADRMLDMGFINDMKYLMEKMPKPRHTLFFSATLSREIEALIGAFLFEPVRISVKTRDTSKNIDQDIVRVKGTEKMDVLHDLLSQEGFHKVLVFGRTKHGVEKLAMELNKRGFKADSIHGNKSFSQRVRALTAFKTHKVQVLVATDVAARGLDIADVSHVINYDLPTTYDDYVHRIGRTGRGDKTGKALTFVD
- a CDS encoding DUF2914 domain-containing protein, which codes for MIEYLKSHPRVREWLALAERYERHIGVGALLFGFVFDTLTLGRPDQLFGNVTLTAYLLISAGCILYLTLAARRGVEVPPVLALILLQFCFGNLAGGLLVLYGQSGTFEGSLLFFIVLGAFILGNEMLRQRYARLNFNISAWFFLLLAYLALVVPILVGRLGTLVFLLSGFLSVALLAGLLFLLYKLSPMSFEGMKRKLAVYLGSVFVAYNALYFLNIIPPVPLSLQAIGIYHSVTHTGGEYVVEYEKPRWYEFFRSTHRTYGYVPGKPAYCFSSVFAPSGLSTPISHRWERYDEVVGKWQTATLLSFSISGGRNNGYRGYSQKYGLSPGKWRCSVETARGALIGRTTFTVTEAPPERLTTESI
- a CDS encoding metallopeptidase family protein, whose product is MTLERFEEAAAEAFEKIPEKFRKQMKNVALLVESEPDEETLREEGLEEGGTLLGLYRGIPNTERGAYYGVGPTLPDTITLYQLPIEEEAEFSQKSIEQVLYETLWHEIAHYFGFDEGSVREEEGKRFN
- a CDS encoding DUF2585 domain-containing protein, with the translated sequence MSDFFNRLTLWHYAALALGLFVLQALVLHFMGQPAICTCGYVKLWENVVLSPGNSQHLSDWYTFSHLAHGVIFYYLLSRFAPRVPLGARLLLAFGIELSWEIFENTDMIINRYRESALAQGYIGDSILNSLMDSIAMVLGFFAAWRFPVWVTVALLIGVELFVGYMIRDNLLLNVIQLLHPFDFINEWQTAG
- a CDS encoding VTT domain-containing protein, whose product is MSIHTIRIAAMIIWGSLLSVTLYAYFFHTEAFHVLIESAVGVHLWWAYLVFFLLGSLRGFTFIPSTYLIVLGFFFFDPLPLYLFLIAGIMVSSASIYHFSHLLGLDDFFEKKHFAQITWIKKKLTEYELPIIIGWSFMLFLPTDLLSYVCGSLRINFHKFLLGVFIGESLVCAVYIFGAQYFLDICGGYSWCFL